gaaGAATGAACTGAAGATATCTTTCCCATTAAATAAAGTAGATCTGTTGTCTTGGCAAGTTAATATCCCTGTGCAGTACTGTGATGTTTTCTAGGAGCCTGAGAAAACAGTTAGTCTTGTCctaaaaacaaagctgctgtCCACTTACAGTTCTCAGACTGCTGCAGATTCCTGTACTTGCCTCAGGATGCTGCCTTTCAGTTGCTACAAATAAGACATGATAAAAGAGAATCACCTCCatacagtacttttttttcaaaacaagaatTTCTCTGAAGTCAAAAATAGTAAAACCCTTCAAGTACATTTATTCATCACCAATGAAGTACTGTACAACACCCAAGAAAAGGAACAGGGGAAGGCAATGTATTAATGCTGGCTTTCAATGTCTTTGTCTGGATCCACTTCTGCAGCTTCACTCTCCTGTTGCTGTTTCTTCCAGAGTTTTAGCCATTGCAAGTAGTTTGAGATTAGGCTGATTGGCAGTATCTTCTGGGAAAATATAATCATAATATTCCTCCCAGCCAGCATCAGactacggaaaaaaaaaaaaaaaaacaaacacaaagcaggtTTAATTTGCATGTTAATGTTAGCTATTAGAAGATGCTTCTAAtaagcataaaaatgaaataaaattaaaattaatgtttgttACAACATCCATAGAAGCTAAAACTAGTAAGCTGAATGGGTGTGAGACCGTACTACTTCTGCTGTGCATAACAACCAAGCAGATGTGATTAACAGCTTACCTAGTTTCTCCAAGTTGCTAAACAAACACTGTCAGTATAGTACTACCTACAGCTAGTTTCATTTGCCTAGCCTGCTGAAGAGCAAGGAGCTTAACAGTCTGTATTTCATGCCAATGGTTGTCTTCAATCAGAGCAGTAATACTGGTATGCAGTTAGAGCACTCATCACTGCTGAATTTGTAAGGAATATCAGATCCCACCATAAAGCACATCAAAGCTTCAAAAAAGTACTTGCATTATGTTTTCTCTTACCCCATCTTCAGCCTGcagttttctcctcttctttatttttcaggcatAAGTTTTTCTATTCTCTCTTTGGTGGTATCAGTTTCCGAATTCCTCTCAAAGTTCTTCCAGGATTCCAGAAGCATGactctctcctctttctcctcacaGTTTCGCATTGCTTTATTAGCCTCTTCATAAATCTGCCGACATCTTGACAAACTCTCTTCCCTTCCAGCGGATAGTTCAAACTGTGCAAAGCTGATCCATACCtgtggcacaaaaaaaaaaaaaaaaaaaaaatcaaggtgaAACATCCATCCTAAAGTCTTACAAAAATGACAGGTTAAATgatagtttaaaagaaaacaaagcaaccaaaaaatgaaatatcaatGCAAGTCTAaagtacttttgttttttataagcAGATACCCAGAAATTTCATGTTTGTTTCACGTGTAGTATTTACTTCATTTTGACAAGACAGAATATTCACATGAGCAACTTTGGCAAAACTCTTGCGCTTATTTTCAGGTCATGATAAATCTGTTTGAATTCAGTCAAATGACAGCACCAAATTACACCATGAAAATCAcaactaatttttctttccaatgttttaaaatctaaaattcCAAAGCAATTCAGCAGGAAGAGGGCTGCTTTCCAAAGCTTCTCCAAAGCCTTCTTTCATATAAGATATTCCTTTTGTTATAGGAaagttaaaaatttattttcccttttaatacCACTGACATGAAACTGAACTTAGATTCTCAGTCAATTTCAGACAGCCAGGTAACCAAAGCAGTCAAGGCTTTCCATCAACCATGGACTGAATTCAAGCCCAATTCTGTACTCTGAGTACCTTAACATGCTGTGTCCGTTGAAGTAATCTGCGGTAaagatttcttgttttctcataCTCCCTCTTGCTCAATTTCAAAGTCAATGTAGGATTTCCAAAGAACCTGCAAAACAGAAGTCTCTCCTTACATTCACAGCCTCTTCAAAACAACCCTGTATCTAATACTGAGATAATGCCcccaaaaaaagtttttaatggAAGAGCATGGATAAATGTGAACAttgtaaaaatgaatttcagagaCACTGAGTATTAATTCACTGTACTAGCTAAGATTAAGACTAAGTAATATGAAATCTTGCCACATAACCCATTTAGCTTACTCCTGTAAGCATGTTTCTCTCCATTCTTTGTCATGGGTTTTATAGTCTCGTGGGTACCCTGCTAAGAAACAGATGCTACATTAATGAGACACAGGCTAGGCCGCTATGGAAAGCGGTTCTGTTCAAGCTGTTagatcatttacattttaattagacACACTATGTAACAAATACCTTAAAATTACTCAAATGTTAAGTTCATCTTCCCCCTTACCCTCTGGCATGTCTAGCCGGGGCTGGCCAATAGCCAATTCATATATTGCACGGGCTCTGTCAATATCACCAAGAATGGTCTCCAGTTCAGCAAATTTAATCCATGATGTGCAGTTTTCTGGTGCAAATTCCAGGAATTTTTCATACAGCTTTCGGCAACGATCAAATTCTCGCAGTTGTAACTCCAGTTCAATATAACccttaaaaagttgttttttggaCATTTACCTATGGATGTTCCCTGTTAAGAAGTCAAAAGCCAAAAACACTTACAGATATTgccaaggaggagaaaaaaaatcctgctatTTCTAAACAACTTTTACTGTTTGGTATttaactgaaatgcatttttgagCGGAGTCTGTTTTAAGACACTGGTCAGGGTTAATATGAAATCTAATCAATGTCTGCAAATGAGTTTGCATACgtaaaacatcaacaaaaacctgaaaacagaaaactttctgCCTGGTTACACTTTTAAATAACACCACTTGCATGAAGTATTAATTGAATCTCACCATGGCTCAACAAATGAACGCTTCATCTTGCatcaaaagctgaagaaagcGCAGTACTAGTCTGTGCCAGTCTTCAGGCAAGCAGTTTCTGAAGTACCTTATAAAACAATTATACCAAGAGAAACCATCTCCTGGACCACCAGTACTATGCATCATTAGATAGAGAATTGTCCACATTACCTGACTGCTGACTTACAGTAATGGATAGATGGAGAAGAAAGTTTAAACCAAATTTGTTTTGATATGCTTCAGCATCTGAACAAAACTGTCTGTCCTCAGCCACAAGTATCAAGCCATGAGAAAgcagtttctgatttttaatttggtGAATCTTTTGAAGCAATAGTTAAGACTGACCAACCTATGACATGTATATAGTGAGCTTCACTCTGAcacatttctgaagacaaagaTTATTTATTAGGCACTGAAAcctctgctccttccagctGGTATGAATAAGTAATTTGAGACCAAATTCCCTTAATGCAATTCTCCTGCACAGCTTCACTACACATTCCCTATATTGGTACTTAACAAAAATGGAGGAAATCAAACTCTGAAATACTGATTTGGTCACCATTAGGTCTCTCCAGCTCTAAAGTAcgcattttctgtttcaaaatatgCTCGGTTCTTCCCCATGGCCCACCCCGCTACTATTTCTTAAGCAGCATAGGGTTCAGCCTGTCCTGGCTCCAAGTCCCAGCGTTTCTCAAACcctaagaaaacaaagaatccATGCAACATCTGCAGCCAGTGAAAAATAAGGCATAACAACGTACTGCCTGCATGCTGACAAGAGCTTCAGGATCAGGAGTTGAATCTGTTCTTCTGCATGGTGACAGTGTGAGACCTAGATACTCACCTCAGGACAGAAGCAAGGCTTCTTGCCAAAGAGGTGGTTCAAAATCAACTTACTGCAAAAGCAAGGTTAACTGCATGCCAAATATAGGTCcaatcccccccccaaaaaagattATGGCTGCACCAACAAAAGCTGGTTTGAAAGATAAGCAAAGTAACCTACTACAAAAAGGTCTGTCAAActaaacaacagaaattaaacGACAATAGGAAGAAGAGAAGTCTAAAAGAAACTGAGGAAACTGGTTTTCCAGAGAGACCAAAAGAGCCTTTCCAGAATATACTAAAACTATTATGCCTAAAACAAAAGGTCTGGAAGCAGGGTGCTGATTGGTGACTAAGGTAATTTGGAAGCATCTTAAACTAAACTAGAACAGAAGTGTGCTTCAAGACAGATGGTTGTCCTCTCCTGCAGGGAGACATTAACAGCCTCACAGTGGACTTAATCCCTCtgctttgtgttgttgttgtgttttttttttttgtttgtttgttttttctggcCAGGGGCAGTAGTCCAGCTCAACAGAAAGTCTTATTAGCACATTAGAGGTAAACTTGATCCAGTGTCAGCTACAGAAGGCCATTCACATTTATAATCTTATCATCACTGTGACATGCGTACAATcaatttcctctttaaaatcAAGCCACCTCAACTGCTACCATTACTATCTTTCTCTCCAAATTCCTAACAGTCACCCAAATTATTGAAAGTATCTGAACCAAGAGGAAagcaaatttttcattttagaaggTTTTCCTGCCAAAATGCATTCCATCATTCTCTGACATGGTAGTGAATACTGAAGAGAAGCTCTCGAGCTGCCCCAAAGTCCCCATGATTGCTTCTGTCAGCAACCAAGTAGCTGGGACTTAATCTATTATGCAAGTCTGAATTTCTGAGAGTCAAAAAACGCCTACTGATTTGGCTTTTTAAACAGCTATTGTTAGTATAAGTATTGTTCAAACAAATCACCAGCGGTTAAAAATTTTCAAGTGTACTAAGCTTATTTGGGTACTCTTGTGTTAAGATGTATGTTTTGTCAACTGAAACGGGAAAGATGCATTCATTTCAGTCCGTGGCTAATTCATCGTATCAAGCTATGCTTCGTTTTAAATCATACATGACAGTAAATACTGGTCCCTGCAGATTTTCTAGAATGCTTTATTTAAGTGGATTAGTAGTGATTTATAAAGGACAATTTAAGATCTTTTAATGTCATTCCCTTGTTACTATTAGTTAGTAAAGTCAATTATGGAATTAACCAAAGCTTACCAAAGCTCTTCTGGCAAGTGGAAGATTCTTCTGTCGTATTTCAAATTGTGCATACAGCAGCCATATTTTGGCAAAtgtaaactgaaagaaaaacaacaatgtGATGCCTGGGTTGGAAGCTTAGCAATTAATTTGCACGTGTTCACTAAAAATCATCTCTGTCTACATACAGAGACACATTATTGCTACTGCAGTTAGTTGCATTtgacttctgtgttttcctgctgaaattGATGAGAGACTGCAACCTAAAACAAACTCTCTACTCCAAGACAATTTATTCTACCATGGATGGAAAGTAAAAATAGCCAGGACAGAAGTCTctccaaggaaagaaaacactaaatCAATCAACTGATTGGTAAAACATCAgctattactgaaaaaaaaaattgctaatcAACTCTTAATTATTATAGATTAACACTAATCCATCTAGTTGATACTCGTATGACGTGACAAATGACAGATTAGAGAAGGACTAAGTACAGGGACTAAGATTTCTTGACATTCCAAAGCAACATGTTGGTTAATTGTTTTCAAGGTTTGGCCATGCAGATATTTTAGTTAAAattcactaggaaaaaaaaaaagaaaacaaaaaaaacaacaccaaaaagtCAGAAAGTCAGGTATTGAAGACTGTAATGGAGGATGTAAACTCTAATGATGGTTTATGAAATGTACCTCCCTCAGCTGGGACCAGGTAAACAATTAGAAATAGTTACTACAAAAGGTGGTAACTCTACATAAAATTGACTAACAGATATTTTGCAAAGACTACAAACAAACAGGTTGAGAACAGGTATGAAAGAACTAACTTGAGGAGTAAattaagggaaaagaagagataGAACAATCTTCTACCATTTAACAGCACTGAAGTGTCCACTAAGTATGTGATATTTCAGCTTTTCGTAGCATTCTTGATCACTTCAAAATACTGATGAAACATTAATTTCATTCTGTACAAGGAAATCTGACATCAGTGTGTAGCCTACTGTTTCCCAGTGATGATGCAAGTTACAGACAACTTATGCCTTAAATGGGGGGGGAGGGCACACACACACTATGGATTTTGGAAAATTAACTATGAAACTGGAAGGGAGTCTACTTAAAACCATGTATAAATACCTCCCTTGTTCTTGAGCAGTGTCTTCAGAAATGTGCTAGTAGCATTTTGGAGGGGCTTATGCACCTCAGCCTTGCTTTCTACACTATGCCTGATTAAAGACAAATTAAGGGACTTCTGAACCAGAAAATAGTGGAAAGAAGTAAGGGCAGAAAACTAAAGGATCTCAGTCCTAAGGATTTTAATCCAAGACTTTATATGAACTTGAAGGAGCCATACCTTCTTGTGGGGAATGAGCTCAATACATGCCTGATAAACTTGTCTGGTTCGCTCTGGATCCTGTAAGAACAGGCaaaactaaatatttcattcacTACTCAGATTATGCTACACAGTTTTATATCACACAGTGATTACCAAATGCAGAACAGAGTATTTTTAAGCACAGGAGTTTAGAATCacatatacttaaaaatatatatttttctacataTCTGTATGCACAATTTAAAAGATGGTAACTTCTGAGTGTCATTAAGTCTTTTGAAACAAGGTTCCTCATTAAGAATGATACAATTATACCAATAGTGTTGCATttagggtgaaaaaaaatatcttttttccttttaccagACACAGAACTCTGATTTTATGAATAAAGCACAGCTATATTACATGACTGATAACAAGATAACTTGACTGATAGACAAGTCTTGAAAAGCCACTGTAGTGAGAATTTATCTGCTTCGCAGAACTTCACAAATAGTTTTGTCATACTACTTGTAATACCACTGTATTTGTAAATTAATGTTATGACtgataaacaaaagaaatagtgAAGCTTAATACTTGTCTCCCATGTAAGGGAGATGTTACACACAAATGCAAGTGTCTGTGTATAGAGGGGAAAGATTTACATAGCAAATAATGTAGCAAATgacacaaaactttttttttttgtattaacgTATCTGTAGCTATTTAGTGTAAGGAAAAtacctgggaaagaaaaagacttagAATTACTACTTGCCTTTGCTTCCAGCTCTTCATATAATGCATAGTTAATCCAAAGATAAATATATCTCTTCCAGTGTCTCTTCTCTTGAATTGGAGGAACGTTGGCAATGGCTCTTTCATACACTTCTCGGACAGTCTCTGCATCTGCATCGCTTTCAACTAACCTTAAGTAGTCAAACCAT
The nucleotide sequence above comes from Aythya fuligula isolate bAytFul2 chromosome 3, bAytFul2.pri, whole genome shotgun sequence. Encoded proteins:
- the CRNKL1 gene encoding LOW QUALITY PROTEIN: crooked neck-like protein 1 (The sequence of the model RefSeq protein was modified relative to this genomic sequence to represent the inferred CDS: inserted 2 bases in 2 codons; deleted 2 bases in 2 codons), with translation MASTAAGKQRIPKVAKVKNKAPAEVQITAEQLLREAKERELELLPPPPQQKITDVEELNDYKLRKRKTFEDNIRKNRTVISNWIKYAQWEESLKEIQRARSIYERALDVDYRNVTLWLKYAEMEMKNRQVNHARNIWDRAITTLPRVNQFWYKYTYMEEMLGNVAGSRQVFERWMEWQPEEQAWHSYINFELRYKEVDRARTIYERFVIVHPDVKNWIKYARFEEKHCYFAHARKVYERAVEFFGEDHMDEHLYVAFAKFEENQKEFERVRVIYRYALDRIPKQDAQNLFKNYTIFEKKFGDRRGIEDIIVSKRRFQYEEEVKANPHNYDAWFDYLRLVESDADAETVREVYERAIANVPPIQEKRHWKRYIYLWINYALYEELEAKDPERTRQVYQACIELIPHKKFTFAKIWLLYAQFEIRQKNLPLARRALGTSIGKCPKNXLFKGYIELELQLREFDRCRKLYEKFLEFAPENCTSWIKFAELETILGDIDRARAIYELAIGQPRLDMPEETSVLQVLWKSYIDFEIEQEEYEKTRNLYRRLLQRTQHVKVWISFAQFELSAGREESLSRCRQIYEEANKAMRNCEEKEERVMLLESWKNFERNSETDTTKERIEKLMPEKXKKRRKLQAEDGSDAGWEEYYDYIFPEDTANQPNLKLLAMAKLWKKQQQESEAAEVDPDKDIESQH